In Litorimonas taeanensis, one DNA window encodes the following:
- a CDS encoding class I adenylate-forming enzyme family protein, with the protein MSNLIQSTNPLLPDIFALHGKWRASKPAVVSDDETLNWKAFNTRINQVAHGLSEMGLKKGDRVIVLMSNGLPMMECLFGIMMGGFVSAPLNVSVSDDAIANMINDSQAKAIIATPEHCSRLEAMANALPGMANKNRICTGPAREGWKPYKAWRDTQPNTRPDTQIDPDDYLNIIYSSGTTGQPKGIVHTHRGRRDWAYDLSIALRYNSGSRFLVTIGLYSNITWVGLLCTMLAGGTVLINGKFDAETLWQKIEAENITHLSMVPVMYERMMAVENAGYDASSMQGMMSAGSPLRKPVKSALFERFSCGIIELYGLTEGVITTLDPEDAADRLSSVGLPLIGTDLKILDDSDSECPSGKAGEIVANGRIVMPEYFNRPDATRAAQWIDSDGVHWLRTGDIGYLDEMGYLYIVDRKKDMILSGGQNIYPQDIETVLLSHEDIQDAAVIGVKSEKWGETPLAIIVPKIKNVDAESLRIWTNNQLGKQQRITGVDLIDEIPRNPNGKILKRELRESYKGRVFD; encoded by the coding sequence GTGTCTAATTTAATTCAGTCAACAAATCCTCTTTTGCCGGATATTTTTGCTCTGCACGGGAAATGGAGAGCGAGTAAACCCGCTGTCGTCTCTGATGATGAAACGCTAAATTGGAAAGCGTTTAACACCCGAATTAATCAGGTGGCACATGGGCTTTCTGAAATGGGCCTTAAAAAAGGAGATCGCGTCATCGTTCTGATGTCTAATGGTCTGCCTATGATGGAGTGCCTGTTTGGCATAATGATGGGCGGCTTTGTTTCGGCGCCACTCAATGTTTCCGTTAGCGATGATGCTATCGCGAATATGATTAATGACAGCCAAGCCAAGGCAATTATTGCCACCCCTGAACATTGCTCACGACTAGAGGCTATGGCGAATGCCCTTCCGGGCATGGCCAATAAAAACCGTATCTGTACTGGCCCTGCACGAGAGGGGTGGAAGCCATATAAGGCGTGGCGCGATACTCAGCCCAACACAAGACCCGATACTCAAATAGACCCTGATGATTATTTAAACATTATATATTCTTCGGGTACGACGGGGCAGCCCAAAGGGATTGTTCACACACATCGTGGACGCCGTGATTGGGCCTATGATTTGTCAATCGCGCTTCGTTATAATAGCGGTTCGCGATTTCTTGTGACTATTGGCCTTTATTCGAACATTACATGGGTGGGGCTACTGTGCACGATGCTTGCTGGCGGGACAGTACTCATCAATGGGAAGTTTGATGCGGAAACGCTTTGGCAAAAGATAGAGGCGGAAAACATCACGCATTTATCTATGGTGCCTGTTATGTATGAACGGATGATGGCCGTTGAGAATGCGGGCTATGACGCTAGCTCTATGCAAGGCATGATGAGTGCAGGTTCGCCGTTGCGAAAGCCCGTAAAGTCAGCCTTATTTGAACGTTTTTCTTGTGGCATTATTGAACTTTACGGCCTTACTGAAGGCGTCATCACGACGCTGGATCCAGAGGATGCAGCAGACCGTTTATCTTCGGTGGGTTTACCGCTTATCGGAACAGATTTGAAAATTCTGGACGATTCAGATTCTGAATGCCCGTCTGGCAAAGCCGGTGAAATCGTTGCGAATGGCCGTATTGTTATGCCCGAATATTTTAACCGCCCTGATGCGACACGTGCGGCGCAGTGGATAGATTCTGATGGCGTTCATTGGTTGCGCACTGGCGATATCGGCTATTTGGATGAGATGGGCTATCTTTATATAGTTGATAGAAAGAAGGATATGATCCTTTCAGGAGGGCAAAATATTTATCCGCAAGATATAGAAACTGTCCTTTTATCACATGAAGACATCCAAGATGCGGCTGTGATTGGGGTGAAGAGCGAAAAATGGGGCGAAACGCCTCTGGCTATCATTGTCCCAAAAATAAAAAATGTTGATGCTGAAAGCTTGCGCATTTGGACAAATAATCAATTAGGGAAGCAACAACGAATTACAGGCGTAGACCTCATTGATGAAATACCGCGAAATCCAAATGGTAAAATTTTAAAGCGGGAGTTAAGGGAGAGTTATAAGGGGCGAGTCTTTGACTAA
- a CDS encoding TetR/AcrR family transcriptional regulator, with protein MANPAVEPKAKKSRKILILDSAEALFAQYGYDGVTLRQITKRAGVDLALANYHFGPKRDLFNAVLERRADIVNSARFKALDECLQASKGAPSVEGIIDAYLRPLGEIQSSADDGLRHYLALIAYVNNSHEYGKEFMTQFFNPLVQRFIDALRQALPEADEQAIYWGYHYLSGALTLTFADTGRLDILSEGKASSSDFKTGYAHMIPFIAAGMRAICARGEPSN; from the coding sequence TTGGCAAACCCAGCCGTTGAACCAAAAGCCAAAAAATCGCGAAAGATTTTGATATTGGATTCGGCTGAGGCCTTGTTTGCGCAATATGGCTATGATGGAGTGACTCTGCGCCAGATTACCAAAAGAGCAGGTGTCGATTTGGCTTTGGCTAATTACCATTTCGGCCCTAAACGCGACTTGTTTAATGCCGTTCTGGAACGCCGAGCTGATATCGTAAACAGTGCGCGTTTTAAGGCGCTTGATGAATGTTTGCAGGCCTCTAAAGGCGCGCCCAGTGTCGAAGGCATTATAGACGCTTATCTTCGTCCGCTTGGAGAAATTCAAAGCTCTGCCGACGATGGATTGCGGCATTATTTGGCGCTGATTGCTTACGTCAATAACTCGCATGAATATGGCAAAGAGTTCATGACCCAATTCTTTAACCCACTGGTTCAAAGATTTATCGACGCTTTGCGCCAAGCTCTCCCTGAGGCTGATGAACAAGCGATTTACTGGGGTTATCATTATCTCTCTGGGGCCCTTACGCTAACATTTGCTGATACAGGTCGTCTCGATATTTTGTCAGAAGGCAAAGCCTCTTCATCTGACTTCAAGACGGGATACGCGCATATGATCCCCTTTATAGCCGCTGGCATGCGGGCCATATGCGCGCGGGGGGAACCTAGTAATTAA
- a CDS encoding polysaccharide lyase family 7 protein: MIYKFNSLTQASITSLLCGSALSVGANAAANEAPKKNDVPAKHFDLSHWNITLPVDLNKDGKVDSIPVKKIKKFSHPDFFYLDDEGRMVFVAPNRGAKTKNTSNTRSELRYMLRGKNTKIKTHDAKNNFAVLARKDSDKFGSIGGRMDATLRVDHVALNAGHPDKKAAYSAVIGQIHAVKYKSTKSGFGYGNEPLKIYYKKWPDHETGSVFWTYERNLAKDDPNRTDIAYPVWGNTWENSDKPGAAGVALGEDFSYTVNVHQNTMYLTFESPTKDTVKYAINLANNIDANGNIDPLDNKYSYGGDSLYFKAGVYNQCSTKDEPGMWYVACSGTGDWAQDKANGDYAQTSFSELTVGPSTAP, from the coding sequence ATGATTTATAAATTCAATTCACTTACTCAAGCCAGCATTACGAGTTTACTCTGTGGCTCTGCCCTAAGCGTGGGCGCCAATGCCGCCGCGAATGAAGCGCCAAAAAAGAACGATGTCCCCGCAAAACATTTTGATTTGAGCCATTGGAATATCACCCTTCCTGTCGATTTAAACAAGGATGGCAAGGTCGATAGTATCCCCGTAAAGAAAATTAAAAAATTTTCGCACCCAGATTTTTTCTACCTAGATGATGAAGGCCGAATGGTATTTGTTGCCCCGAATAGAGGCGCGAAGACCAAGAATACGAGTAATACACGCAGTGAACTTCGCTATATGTTACGGGGCAAAAACACAAAAATTAAAACCCATGACGCTAAAAACAACTTTGCTGTCCTCGCGCGTAAAGACTCTGACAAATTCGGTTCGATTGGCGGACGGATGGACGCCACGCTTCGCGTCGATCATGTCGCTCTGAATGCAGGACATCCCGATAAGAAAGCCGCATATTCCGCTGTCATTGGTCAGATTCACGCGGTTAAATATAAGAGCACTAAAAGTGGTTTTGGTTACGGAAACGAACCTCTGAAAATTTACTACAAAAAATGGCCTGATCACGAAACGGGATCTGTATTCTGGACTTATGAACGAAATCTCGCCAAAGATGATCCAAACCGTACGGACATAGCCTATCCAGTCTGGGGTAACACTTGGGAAAATTCTGACAAGCCGGGCGCCGCAGGGGTCGCATTAGGCGAAGACTTTAGCTACACCGTGAATGTGCATCAAAACACAATGTACTTAACCTTTGAAAGCCCCACAAAAGACACGGTTAAATACGCTATCAACTTGGCTAACAATATTGATGCCAATGGTAATATCGACCCCCTAGATAACAAATATAGTTACGGAGGCGATTCACTCTATTTCAAAGCTGGCGTCTATAATCAGTGTAGCACTAAAGATGAACCAGGCATGTGGTATGTGGCGTGTTCCGGTACAGGTGACTGGGCCCAAGATAAAGCCAATGGCGATTACGCTCAGACAAGCTTTTCGGAACTTACCGTCGGGCCCTCAACAGCGCCCTAA
- a CDS encoding spinster family MFS transporter, with amino-acid sequence MTLRSKNKWYLLFILTMVYTLNHVDRQVMVILSEPIKQEFGLSDTQLGLLTGIVFAAFYAVLGIPFAAWADRGNRRNIIALALTIWSGMTALSAFAGNYGQLALARMGVGIGEAGGTPPATAMIADVFPPKRRALALGIYTTGISLGILFGFILGGAIAAKYGWRMGFFVAGVPGLFLALVLLLTVSEPRRGQSEERVLDENVPSLKDTLRFFLSQRAMIGLLLGGVFVCISANAFLVGIPLYLIRVHEVPIGELGIALGLLMGGLGGIGAIGIGALCDKLSEKDLRWRPWTILLTGLIAGPFIVWFLYAPDKQTAYWVYTVPGLFGLLYASISYTAMQELVPVRMRAMASAVMLLCMTLIGIGLGPVILGMISDYYASTLGTHSIQRALTIIMIFNVLSIVFYIDSARHYRAGVARAEKSGI; translated from the coding sequence ATGACATTACGTTCAAAAAATAAATGGTACCTCTTATTTATTCTAACCATGGTTTACACATTGAACCATGTGGACAGACAAGTCATGGTGATCTTATCAGAGCCAATTAAACAAGAATTTGGTCTGAGTGATACACAGTTAGGTTTATTGACGGGTATAGTCTTTGCCGCTTTTTATGCTGTGCTAGGCATTCCTTTCGCGGCTTGGGCAGACCGTGGAAATCGCCGAAACATCATTGCGCTCGCCTTGACGATTTGGTCGGGTATGACGGCGCTTTCGGCTTTTGCAGGGAATTATGGTCAATTAGCACTTGCGCGAATGGGCGTGGGAATTGGTGAGGCGGGGGGCACGCCGCCAGCGACGGCGATGATTGCAGATGTGTTTCCGCCCAAGCGCCGGGCTCTTGCACTTGGAATTTACACCACAGGTATAAGCCTAGGAATATTATTCGGGTTTATTTTGGGAGGGGCTATTGCGGCTAAATATGGCTGGCGTATGGGCTTCTTTGTGGCAGGTGTGCCGGGCCTATTCCTCGCGCTTGTTTTGCTTCTTACCGTCTCAGAACCGCGCAGAGGCCAATCCGAAGAGAGAGTGTTAGATGAGAATGTCCCAAGCTTAAAGGACACATTGCGTTTCTTTCTCTCTCAACGGGCCATGATTGGTCTCTTATTGGGTGGGGTCTTTGTTTGCATTTCTGCCAATGCTTTTCTTGTCGGGATTCCGCTTTATCTCATTCGTGTTCACGAGGTGCCAATCGGTGAATTGGGTATTGCGCTTGGCTTATTAATGGGCGGGCTCGGCGGAATTGGAGCAATCGGAATAGGGGCCTTATGTGACAAACTTTCAGAGAAAGATCTGCGTTGGCGGCCATGGACAATTTTATTGACGGGTTTAATTGCGGGCCCCTTTATTGTGTGGTTCCTCTATGCACCTGACAAGCAAACAGCTTATTGGGTTTATACTGTGCCGGGACTGTTTGGATTACTTTACGCGTCAATTTCTTACACAGCGATGCAAGAGCTAGTCCCGGTACGCATGCGAGCTATGGCTTCGGCTGTGATGCTATTATGTATGACCTTAATTGGGATTGGCCTAGGCCCAGTTATTCTAGGAATGATTTCTGATTACTATGCCTCAACTCTGGGCACACATTCAATTCAACGCGCGCTGACAATTATCATGATATTTAACGTGTTAAGCATTGTCTTCTACATTGACTCGGCTCGGCATTATAGGGCGGGCGTTGCACGTGCCGAGAAGAGTGGAATTTAA
- a CDS encoding alpha/beta fold hydrolase: MTLLRSFFILWGLIFLGACSATETPTDGVIDNPYFLSQDKIVDIDGLKIRYRDEGPQTAETLILVHGFTSSLETWDALANNLKQDFRLIRLDLPGHGLTGADTQKRYSVDETVMFLSHFIDVLEIEKPVLIGNSLGGLVSWRLAVKSPENVSKLVLISPGGFSINGVTEKPVEVPMMLKFYLKNAPLAGVKQATQALFSNPEKLSEERINTIQSMMLYGGNGEAFIERLNVFTLPDPEQDLANVRSPTLIVWGENDILVPSDHGAKFVKHMPNAELITYPDTGHTPQEEAPEKLAFDIRRFLEAQE; the protein is encoded by the coding sequence ATGACCCTATTGCGTTCATTTTTTATTTTATGGGGCCTTATATTTCTGGGAGCATGCAGCGCGACTGAAACGCCAACGGATGGCGTGATAGACAATCCTTATTTTCTTTCACAAGATAAAATAGTCGATATTGATGGCCTAAAGATACGGTACCGAGATGAAGGTCCTCAGACAGCAGAAACGCTCATACTTGTTCACGGCTTTACCTCATCGCTCGAAACATGGGACGCTTTAGCGAATAATTTAAAGCAAGATTTCCGCCTTATTCGTTTAGATTTACCGGGGCACGGATTAACGGGGGCCGATACGCAGAAACGCTATTCTGTTGATGAAACCGTGATGTTTCTAAGCCATTTCATTGATGTTTTGGAAATTGAAAAGCCAGTTCTGATTGGTAATTCTTTGGGGGGATTGGTCTCTTGGCGTCTTGCGGTAAAGTCTCCTGAAAATGTCTCAAAATTGGTCCTTATTTCACCCGGCGGTTTTTCGATTAACGGCGTGACGGAAAAGCCAGTTGAAGTGCCGATGATGCTTAAATTCTATTTGAAAAATGCACCCTTAGCTGGGGTTAAACAAGCCACTCAAGCTCTCTTTTCAAACCCAGAAAAGCTCTCAGAAGAACGCATTAATACTATACAATCCATGATGCTTTACGGAGGAAATGGGGAGGCTTTTATCGAAAGACTAAACGTTTTTACTCTGCCTGACCCTGAGCAAGATTTGGCTAATGTTAGGTCGCCAACACTGATTGTGTGGGGAGAAAATGATATTCTGGTACCTTCAGACCATGGGGCCAAATTCGTAAAACATATGCCAAATGCTGAGCTTATTACTTATCCCGATACAGGGCACACGCCTCAAGAAGAAGCGCCGGAAAAGTTAGCATTTGATATTCGTAGATTTTTAGAGGCACAGGAATAG
- a CDS encoding tetratricopeptide repeat-containing sulfotransferase family protein yields the protein MPHLTYSTGLLLLKQKAYKAVHSDSIEAIKDNIHSPTPYFLLGVIASEHGNHSKALDLFTKAVELGPDTIGFHVYLAKELSTLGQQKAAKERLDKAAKLETQDPFLLDTIGVIYSRSGYHEQALPHFDKAVSLEKNQANFYYNLAASAQFLGDFKKAKTAYEKTILLDPKFYRAWSALVSLNKQTESNNHLQTLTTLFNEAQNDADATLQLGHAIAKTLEDLGQYEDSFEWLIRGKKTKRGQLRYDRRAGKALFEAAKTTSPTISSPSISTAPTPTVTDAPIFIFGLPRTGTTLVDRILSSHPEVTSAGELNIFAELVKENTKTQSNLVMDADTFLRTESSDLTSIGRSYIANTIDWAGHSKHMIDKMPLNFFYAGLIHRALPNARLITLRRGAMDSCLSNFRQLFSTQYSYYNYTFDIEDTAWFYHEFDALIAHWRQTIPRNRFMEVHYEDIIFDQENQTRRLLDFCDLEWDEACLRFHENAAPVSTASSVQVRQPLYSGSIGRWKKYNDKLDPLMTALGSLAQ from the coding sequence ATGCCTCACCTGACATATAGCACCGGCCTTTTGCTCTTGAAACAAAAGGCATATAAAGCCGTACATAGCGACTCAATTGAGGCGATTAAGGATAACATCCATAGTCCCACGCCGTATTTTTTACTTGGCGTTATCGCTTCTGAACATGGCAATCATTCCAAAGCCTTAGACCTCTTTACAAAAGCCGTAGAGCTAGGCCCAGACACGATAGGCTTTCACGTTTACCTTGCGAAAGAACTTTCGACATTGGGACAACAAAAGGCTGCGAAAGAACGTCTCGATAAGGCGGCAAAACTTGAGACCCAAGACCCATTCTTGCTCGATACAATAGGCGTAATTTACAGTCGTTCAGGGTATCATGAACAAGCTCTGCCTCATTTTGACAAGGCGGTTTCACTCGAAAAAAACCAAGCAAATTTCTATTACAATCTCGCCGCATCAGCCCAATTTTTAGGCGACTTTAAAAAAGCTAAAACAGCCTATGAGAAGACAATTCTTTTAGACCCTAAATTTTACCGAGCGTGGTCAGCTTTGGTTTCTCTGAACAAGCAAACCGAGAGTAATAATCACCTCCAGACCTTGACCACACTTTTCAACGAAGCCCAAAACGATGCGGACGCGACGTTACAACTTGGCCATGCCATTGCAAAAACTCTAGAAGATTTAGGGCAGTATGAAGACAGCTTTGAATGGCTGATCCGCGGAAAGAAAACCAAGCGAGGTCAACTTCGCTATGACCGCCGTGCAGGCAAAGCATTGTTCGAAGCGGCCAAGACAACGAGCCCAACAATCTCTTCACCATCTATCTCTACGGCGCCTACACCAACCGTGACGGATGCCCCCATTTTTATTTTTGGTCTTCCGCGAACGGGCACCACACTAGTCGATCGCATTTTATCTTCTCACCCTGAAGTCACCTCAGCAGGTGAGCTCAATATATTCGCTGAACTTGTGAAGGAAAACACAAAGACGCAATCTAATTTAGTGATGGATGCGGATACGTTTTTGAGAACAGAGAGTTCAGATTTAACGTCCATTGGCAGGTCTTATATCGCCAACACGATTGACTGGGCAGGACATTCAAAACACATGATTGATAAGATGCCGCTTAATTTCTTTTATGCAGGTCTTATACACAGAGCGCTGCCCAATGCGCGCCTAATTACGCTTCGCCGGGGCGCCATGGATAGCTGTTTATCAAATTTCAGACAGCTTTTTTCGACCCAATATTCTTATTATAATTATACTTTCGATATTGAAGACACAGCTTGGTTTTATCATGAATTCGACGCGCTGATAGCTCATTGGCGCCAAACCATACCTCGGAACCGCTTCATGGAAGTACACTATGAAGACATCATTTTTGATCAGGAAAACCAAACGCGGCGACTGTTAGACTTTTGCGATTTGGAATGGGATGAAGCCTGTTTGCGTTTTCATGAAAACGCCGCCCCTGTCTCTACCGCGAGTTCTGTGCAAGTTCGCCAACCCCTTTATTCTGGATCCATTGGGCGATGGAAAAAATATAATGATAAGCTAGACCCTTTGATGACAGCCTTAGGAAGTCTTGCCCAGTAA
- a CDS encoding TonB-dependent receptor, whose protein sequence is MSIHRSLNLSSSLLVLAAIASAAPVYAQVQDEVVVTAQRRVQSIQDVPLAVTAVSGDYLEDIGAVDITDVQKLTPNATIEAARGSSSTLIAFIRGVGQQDPVWGFEPGVGIYVDDVYIARPQGSVLDVFDVERIEVLRGPQGTLYGRNTIGGAIKYVTKSLNMEAPELKARVNVGSYGQFDQIVSGSVPVSDTFALGAAIANYKRNGFGENLNTGADHYDKDVLSARLSAEWNPTSTFNLRLAGDYTQDDSNAKHGHRLLPSFDGTIAVTEDEYDTRAGLGDDNSVETKGVSLTASWDVNDALTFKSITAYREGETVTPIDFDALPQNDFDVPAVYNDEQFSQEFQVLYSNDRLSGVAGVYYLDGTADGAFDTILGGLGLTVYVAGEQQKENLSAYADFTYELTDRLGLSLGARYTEDKSIADVTRELWLGAGSASFDPSITTSTGPIPLTGYTGLERKDNEFTPRIALDYALSQNTNIYASFSQGFKAGGFDPRANESADLGISRAGFGPETVDSYEVGVKGALLDNRLTYALAGFMSDYTDQQITVQTAIYNPALPGAVGTPNDFASTVLNAGKSEYKGLEFESALHLSENFTLNAMAGYIDAEITEVNDASLGNIADLYVPQNTPKITTRFGFSYNYDLEGMGGLLFTGSASYRDEYHLFNVANPAFAAGTNPSFPDGGPALDPTSYTVFDLGVNWTSESGRWDFGIYGRNLTDERARVAGYNFAHPAPLGLDSSYSAFYRAPRTVTASIGFNY, encoded by the coding sequence ATGTCTATCCATCGCAGTCTAAATCTATCTTCTTCTCTGCTCGTGCTTGCGGCTATTGCGAGCGCAGCACCCGTTTATGCGCAAGTACAGGATGAAGTCGTTGTCACGGCGCAGCGCCGTGTCCAAAGCATCCAAGATGTACCGCTCGCCGTAACGGCTGTTTCCGGTGATTATCTTGAAGATATTGGCGCCGTTGACATAACGGATGTTCAAAAATTGACGCCTAATGCGACCATAGAAGCGGCGCGCGGGTCAAGTTCTACTTTGATTGCCTTTATTCGCGGTGTGGGACAGCAAGACCCTGTTTGGGGCTTTGAACCTGGCGTAGGAATCTATGTCGATGATGTGTATATCGCGCGTCCTCAGGGGTCAGTTCTGGACGTTTTTGATGTTGAACGCATAGAAGTTCTGCGCGGGCCACAAGGCACGCTGTATGGCCGAAATACAATTGGCGGCGCTATTAAATATGTCACCAAGAGCCTGAATATGGAAGCGCCAGAATTAAAAGCTCGCGTTAATGTGGGCTCTTATGGTCAATTTGATCAAATTGTGTCTGGCTCTGTTCCTGTATCTGACACTTTTGCATTGGGCGCTGCAATCGCGAATTATAAACGCAACGGCTTTGGCGAAAACCTGAATACTGGGGCCGACCATTATGACAAAGATGTACTTTCAGCGCGCCTGAGTGCCGAATGGAATCCAACAAGCACCTTTAACCTGAGATTAGCTGGCGATTACACGCAAGACGATTCAAACGCAAAACACGGCCACAGATTACTCCCTAGCTTTGATGGGACGATTGCCGTGACCGAAGACGAATATGACACGCGCGCTGGACTCGGTGATGATAATTCAGTGGAAACGAAAGGGGTCTCTTTGACCGCCTCATGGGATGTCAATGATGCACTGACCTTTAAATCCATCACAGCCTACCGCGAAGGTGAAACAGTAACGCCGATTGATTTTGATGCCTTGCCTCAGAATGATTTTGACGTACCGGCTGTGTATAATGACGAGCAATTCAGTCAAGAATTTCAGGTTCTATATTCAAATGATAGATTATCTGGTGTCGCGGGTGTGTACTATCTGGACGGCACGGCTGATGGGGCGTTTGACACCATTTTAGGGGGGCTCGGGCTCACTGTTTATGTGGCCGGGGAGCAACAAAAAGAAAACCTCTCAGCCTATGCTGATTTTACTTATGAACTGACAGACCGTTTGGGACTCTCTTTGGGCGCCCGTTATACAGAAGATAAATCGATTGCAGATGTCACACGAGAACTTTGGTTGGGTGCGGGCTCGGCGTCATTTGACCCGTCAATTACGACATCGACGGGGCCTATACCTTTAACAGGATATACGGGACTTGAGCGTAAAGATAATGAGTTCACGCCTCGTATCGCCCTAGATTATGCACTCTCACAAAACACAAATATTTACGCTTCATTCTCTCAAGGTTTCAAAGCGGGTGGGTTTGATCCTCGCGCCAATGAATCCGCAGATTTAGGCATTAGCCGCGCCGGATTTGGACCAGAAACTGTTGATAGTTATGAAGTGGGTGTAAAGGGCGCTTTATTAGATAACCGCCTAACTTATGCTCTTGCTGGCTTTATGTCTGATTATACAGATCAGCAAATTACAGTTCAAACAGCCATTTATAACCCCGCACTACCAGGTGCGGTTGGAACCCCAAATGACTTTGCTTCAACAGTGCTGAATGCAGGTAAGTCTGAGTATAAGGGCCTAGAGTTTGAAAGTGCTCTACATCTCAGCGAGAATTTCACCCTCAACGCAATGGCTGGTTATATCGATGCTGAAATCACCGAAGTGAATGACGCTAGTTTAGGGAATATTGCAGATCTTTATGTACCGCAAAACACGCCTAAAATTACGACACGATTTGGCTTTAGTTATAATTATGATCTCGAAGGTATGGGCGGGCTTCTCTTTACGGGCTCGGCCTCTTATCGCGATGAATATCATCTCTTTAACGTAGCTAACCCAGCATTTGCCGCAGGTACGAACCCAAGCTTCCCGGATGGTGGCCCTGCACTAGATCCCACGAGCTACACTGTCTTTGATTTGGGCGTAAATTGGACAAGTGAAAGCGGTCGGTGGGATTTCGGAATTTATGGCCGAAATCTAACGGATGAAAGAGCGCGTGTAGCAGGATATAATTTCGCGCATCCAGCACCTCTTGGCTTGGATAGCTCGTATTCTGCATTCTATCGCGCGCCTAGAACCGTGACGGCGTCTATTGGGTTTAATTACTAG
- a CDS encoding alpha/beta fold hydrolase, whose amino-acid sequence MTKVYSDIFYESPDGLTLYARDYGPNSDKPVLLCLHGLSRNSADFHELALYLRSDFRIISVDQRGRGRSDYDSNTDNYRPDIYCGDMFALLEHLNLKEVIAIGTSMGGIMTMMMAAMRPSIFRAAIINDIGPEIDDAGLNRIKGYVGKTGVFESWDAAVAALKDQGQDIFLDFTDTDWLAFAHRTCEPIEGGQVKFAYDPAISKPFKSDDTASAPVDMWPIFAALNPIPVMTIRGQGSDILSSKTLSAMQKAHPNFTAVEIPRVGHAPLLTEHESLLAIDRFLKAFL is encoded by the coding sequence TTGACTAAAGTTTACAGTGATATTTTTTATGAAAGTCCGGATGGGCTAACGCTTTATGCGCGGGATTATGGGCCGAACTCTGATAAACCTGTTCTCTTATGCTTACATGGATTGTCACGAAATTCAGCAGATTTTCATGAACTCGCACTGTATTTGAGATCTGATTTTCGCATAATTTCCGTAGATCAACGTGGTAGAGGGCGTTCAGATTATGACTCGAATACAGATAACTATCGCCCAGATATTTACTGTGGAGACATGTTTGCCCTGTTGGAGCATTTAAATTTAAAAGAGGTGATTGCCATAGGTACGTCTATGGGGGGTATCATGACAATGATGATGGCGGCGATGCGACCCAGCATTTTTCGGGCGGCCATAATAAACGATATTGGCCCTGAAATTGATGACGCCGGATTGAACCGAATAAAAGGCTATGTTGGTAAAACAGGGGTTTTTGAGAGTTGGGATGCGGCGGTTGCGGCGTTAAAAGATCAAGGACAAGATATTTTCCTTGATTTCACCGATACAGACTGGCTGGCGTTTGCGCATCGAACCTGTGAGCCCATAGAGGGCGGACAGGTTAAATTTGCTTATGACCCCGCCATATCAAAGCCTTTTAAGAGTGATGATACAGCCTCTGCACCCGTAGACATGTGGCCAATTTTCGCGGCCTTAAACCCCATTCCCGTCATGACGATACGGGGGCAGGGTTCGGATATTCTCTCATCAAAAACCTTATCCGCTATGCAGAAGGCCCATCCCAATTTTACTGCTGTTGAAATTCCAAGAGTGGGGCATGCGCCTTTATTGACCGAGCACGAATCTCTGTTGGCGATTGACAGATTTCTGAAAGCCTTTCTATGA